One Aegilops tauschii subsp. strangulata cultivar AL8/78 chromosome 7, Aet v6.0, whole genome shotgun sequence genomic window carries:
- the LOC109784564 gene encoding E3 ubiquitin-protein ligase RGLG5, translating to MGQKDSKPSYNSGNSANGYNSRYANTPSSYSPRYASSAGNNMQQPEAQARLQRKYSRIGDDYRSVSQVTEALAQAGLESSNLIVGIDFTKSNEWTGKISYNRRCLHDIGNTPNPYEQAISIIGRTLSAFDEDNLIPCFGFGDASTHDQEVFSFYPENQPCNGFEEALERYREIVPTLRLAGPTSFAPIIETAIGIADSTGGQYHVLLIIADGQVTRSVDTQSGQLSPQERDTIDAIVKASHFPLSIVLVGVGDGPWDMMHKFDDNIPARSFDNFQFVNFTEIMSKSIAADRKEAEFALSALMEIPTQYKATLDLQLLGRRQGIPPRVPLPPPTRTPYSRSTSFDQQSGVYSRSSSFGQQTSGFQQSDSFKQRQHGATRRPDSYSSESSQPAASRIPDTYASESSESTLSCAICMDKSKDLAFGCGHQTCYDCGKNLVRCPMCQQHITTRIRLY from the exons atGGGGCAAAAGGACTCCAAGCCGTCGTATAACTCTGGGAATTCAGCCAACGGGTACAACTCGAGGTATGCAAACACGCCCTCCAGTTACAGCCCGAGGTATGCCTCTTCGGCGGGTAACAACATGCAGCAGCCAGAAGCACAGGCCAGGCTGCAGAGGAAGTATTCCAGGATCGGCGATGACTACCGTTCCGTCAGTCAA GTGACTGAAGCTTTGGCTCAAGCAGGCCTCGAATCTTCAAATCTTATTGTAGGCATTGATTTTACAAAAAGTAATGAATGGACAG GTAAAATTTCCTATAACCGCCGCTGTCTACATGATATTGGAAACACTCCAAACCCATATGAGCAAGCCATATCTATTATTGGAAGGACACTTTCAGCTTTTGATGAAGACAATTTGATTCCCTGCTTTGGATTTGGTGATG CATCAACTCATGACCAGGAGGTATTCAGCTTTTATCCAGAGAACCAACCATGCAATGGATTTGAAGAGGCATTGGAAAGATACAGAGAAATTGTTCCAACTCTTCGATTAGCTG GACCAACATCTTTCGCTCCAATAATTGAGACAGCAATTGGGATTGCAGACAGCACCGGTGGTCAATATCATGTTCTTCTGATAATTGCTGATGGACAG GTTACTCGAAGTGTGGATACACAGTCTGGGCAGTTAAGTCCGCAGGAGCGGGATACCATTGATGCTATAGTGAAAGCTAG CCACTTTCCCTTGTCTATTGTTCTTGTTGGGGTCGGTGATGGACCATGGGATATGATGCATAAGTTTGACGACAACATACCTGCTCGGTCATTCGACAATTTCCAG TTTGTGAATTTCACGGAAATTATGTCAAAGAGCATAGCAGCTGATAGAAAAGAGGCTGAATTTGCGTTGTCAGCATTGATGGAAATCCCTACGCAGTACAAAGCAACACTTGATCTCCAACTCCTTGG CCGTCGCCAAGGAATACCTCCAAGAGTTCCTCTGCCTCCACCAACAAGGACTCCTTATTCACGGTCTACTAGCTTTGACCAACAGTCTGGTGTTTATTCACGGTCTAGTAGCTTTGGTCAACAAACAAGTGGGTTTCAGCAATCAGACAGTTTCAAACAGCGACAGCATGGAGCTACAAGGAGGCCTGACAGTTATTCATCAGAAAGTTCACAGCCTGCGGCTTCAAGGATACCGGACACTTATGCATCAGAAAGTTCAGAAAGCACACTT